In Hyperolius riggenbachi isolate aHypRig1 chromosome 10, aHypRig1.pri, whole genome shotgun sequence, a genomic segment contains:
- the LOC137536717 gene encoding uncharacterized protein, whose protein sequence is MSGHKSKWKKINPKNGLKGDALKDKATDVFLVFIFYVTLMTSVIHCLTVTVQAEETNLNSEVSMKEKTLSRGKGYSYEEFFKESTVDTTNDIVGCFCLGSDNDCCLQLFFQHNTNIGVQAVIESRNVFTKLTGQYIHNEITGNMNCSLTEFNFWYVQIKGNDSAVWSGNFTKGTGSEYMKGENGEKDVLLSEGVMVFLFPDSNAIKSDAEGDINRFWRFQISRGEVVANIKVNLTVTNIEYPEIKVMPRSLEIREGYKDIQLICNTSVLLPPNATLTWSKNNEFLGNFYKGNIHVINQGAKGSVKWINSKLVYSLNEVAMEDNGTYKCCISLQGFPTKCDMTQITVKSPERTICNDKKFYKASPFQFNHFQTKPLLREGRFVIIVWKFNISSWKISTRYPICQNYLANSIHGMEQWFENSFETFPRNKRGILEGILGGAGTIGAITNSLDVKTLKYDLETVGLLGGKGLKVQRNINQLMEHMIIQTASVLGSSVSHLQDIALMLIDSEQKSQLARICLETQTEYSTNFKIIAQAFQGGITPLGILRNLPKKYKYALNHIDLWINKWYGCNQYECISTSMIPIAGKEQILVPVTILGVPVSNAQLLYYQMFYNDFAMDENSDNVDQLDLSSCLHFQSKVICLPNQGKSIYHSCYHNQSLCTARIERVNTHTDLITHVEQRKICFQVMSSEEMVKGHFKSCVHSEKLVRGLYCVEGDINAVSLNDLRINITSLISEDVDSLPIQYNVSQINEFPWDKWTQEIIKDKGLLLTLTKELHAAEIKFNHQQGILENVEHDFITFSIPHRQNTSAVPLSIQNKGLEFTCTKRKEELSVYTSWKS, encoded by the coding sequence ATGTCTGGGCATAAatccaaatggaagaagattaaTCCAAAGAATGGATTAAAGGGGGATGCCTTGAAAGACAAAGCAACAGACGTTTTCTTggtgtttattttttatgtgactttGATGACTTCGGTGATCCATTGTTTGACAGTGACAGTGCAAGCTGAAGAAACAAACTTAAACTCTGAAGTTTCGATGAAGGAAAAGACACTATCCAGAGGAAAAGGCTATTCTTATGAAGAGTTTTTTAAAGAAAGCACTGTAGATACCACAAATGACATTGTAGGATGTTTTTGCCTAGGGTCAGATAATGATTGTTGTTTACAATTGTTTTTCCAACATAACACAAATATAGGTGTCCAAGCAGTGATAGAATCTAGAAATGTATTCACTAAATTGACAGGACAATATATCCATAATGAAATAACAGGAAATATGAATTGTAGTTTAACTGAATTTAATTTCTGGTATGTACAAATCAAGGGCAATGACTCAGCAGTTTGGTCTGGAAATTTTACTAAAGGAACTGGAAGTGAGTATATGAAAGGGGAAAATGGGGAAAAGGATGTTTTATTGTCCGAAGGTGTAATGGTATTCTTATTTCCTGATAGTAATGCCATTAAAAGTGATGCTGAAGGAGATATTAATAGATTTTGGAGATTTCAAATATCCAGAGGAGAGGTAGTAGCAAATATAAAAGTTAATTTGACCGTGACAAATATAGAGTATCCAGAGATTAAAGTTATGCCACGTTCTTTAGAAATCAGAGAAGGATATAAGGATATACAATTGATATGCAATACTAGTGTATTGTTACCTCCAAATGCAACTTTAACATGgagtaaaaataatgaatttctagGAAATTTTTATAAGGGTAATATCCATGTGATTAATCAAGGTGCTAAAGGTAGTGTAAAATGGATAAATTCTAAATTGGTTTATTCTTTAAATGAAGTGGCTATGGAGGATAATGGAACCTATAAATGTTGTATTAGTTTACAAGGATTTCCTACTAAATGTGATATGACTCAAATCACAGTAAAATCTCCTGAAAGGACCATTTGTAATGATAAAAAATTCTACAAGGCAAGTCCTTTTCAATTCAATCATTTCCAGACCAAGCCACTGTTAAGAGAAGGTAGATTTGTGATAATTGTTTGGAAGTTTAATATTTCAAGTTGGAAAATTTCCACAAGATATCCAATATGCCAAAATTATCTTGCAAATTCGATACATGGAATGGAACAATGGTTTGaaaatagttttgaaactttCCCTAGGAACAAACGAGGTATTCTAGAAGGTATTTTAGGAGGCGCAGGAACCATTGGTGCCATAACTAACAGCTTGGATGTAAAAACTTTGAAATATGATTTGGAAACAGTGGGTTTGTTAGGAGGTAAAGGATTAAAGGTGCAAAGGAATATAAACCAATTGATGGAGCATATGATAATACAAACTGCATCTGTATTAGGTTCTTCTGTATCACATTTGCAAGATATAGCTTTAATGTTGATTGATAGTGAACAGAAATCACAGTTGGCAAGGATATGTTTGGAAACCCAAACTGAATATTCAACAAATTTTAAAATTATAGCACAGGCTTTCCAAGGAGGAATAACACCTCTAGGAATACTACGAAATTTACCTAAGAAATATAAATATGCGTTAAATCATATAGATTTGTGGATTAATAAATGGTACGGATGCAATCAGTATGAATGCATTAGTACATCGATGATACCAATAGCGGGGAAAGAACAAATTTTAGTGCCTGTGACTATATTAGGGGTTCCAGTGAGTAATGCACAATTATTgtattatcaaatgttttataatgATTTTGCCATGGATGAAAACAGTGATAATGTTGATCAATTAGATTTATCATCGTGTTTGCATTTTCAATCAAAGGTTATTTGTTTGCCTAATCAGGGAAAATCTATTTATCATTCATGTTATCACAATCAGAGTCTGTGTACTGCAAGGATTGAAAGGGTTAACACTCACACTGATCTAATCACACACGTGGAACAAAGAAAGATATGTTTTCAAGTAATGTCcagtgaagaaatggttaaagggcattttaaatCGTGTGTTCATTCAGAGAAGTTAGTTAGAGGTTTGTACTGTGTAGAAGGGGACATAAATGCAGTTAGTTTAAATGATCTAAGAATTAATATCACATCTTTGATATCTGAAGATGTTGATAGTCTCCCTATACAATATAATGTCTCACAAATAAATGAATTTCCCTGGGATAAATGGACACAAGAAATAATTAAAGACAAAGGATTGTTGTTAACCCTGACTAAAGAGTTGCATGCGGCAGAAATTAAATTTAACCATCAGCAAGGAATATTGGAAAatgtagaacatgattttatcacATTTTCTA